The Larus michahellis chromosome 8, bLarMic1.1, whole genome shotgun sequence nucleotide sequence ACAGTCCTGGCGGGCACATTGGCATCCCCACCGTCAGGGTATCAGTCTGTGCAGGATGGATGGCTGACCGAAGGGATGGGACAGCAAAGCCGGCAGACACCAGGGGCCTGGAATGGAGCGAGCAGCTCCGGCTGACTCAGCTGCCTGCCTCTCcaaaaaggaaaaccacagcACGGCCTCGGAAACGCCTTCTCCTCTCTGCCCTAGTGGGAATTTGCTTGCCGGGGCTGTTGCAAGAAGAGGAATGGCTTCATAcctggaggctgaggggagggaggagcaggcaCACGAGATTTCTGCAAAGCGAGAGGGTGCCAAGAGAAGGGATTGGGGTTTatgccagccctgcctccctgcaagtgcagctccccggggctgccggcgTGGAGCAGGGCGGGTGGTGTTTCCTGACCTGCTGCTGTGACCGGTTCCTGTCCCCCAGGGCCAGATAAGCCGAGGAGCCCACTACACCCTGCAGAAGAACAGCGGAGACATTTGGGAGGTGGCAGACAGCTCGGGAGACAAGATCAGCGCCCCGGGGGTCTGCTTCATGATCCCCCCGCCTGACCCAGAAGCAATAGCGCTGGCAGACCAGTACGTGTCCCCCCAGCTTGCCATgccagcccctcctgcagccccagcagcccttgcccttgccctccccagccccaggccaCCCCACCAGCGCTGAtatgggggggggtcctgccccaaTTCCTGCAGCGAAGCCGTGCCTGCTTGAAGCCTCAGGCTTCCTCCAGGAGGGATTGCTGCACCCTCCTGCTTGCACCCAAGATGCCTGCTGGCAAAGTGGGACCAGCTCAGAGCCGTCCAGGTCCCCCCTCCTCTGGCGGGCCAGTAcagccaggggggagctgcccaTCCCTCCCTTCAGCAGGCAGGTACCTGCCTTTGCTGCCtttcccctgccctcacccctcCGGTGAAGACATTCCTCCACTCCTTTGCCAACATGGGGTGAAGGTGCCTCTCCCCCACTTGCTTCATGGCTGCTGTGAGGGGCCAGGTCCCACCTCCTTCTTGGAGCCGCAGCGGGATGGGAGATGGGGCGATGGAGGGGCCGGGGGCCCGACTCTGACCTCGTGCCCATGCCGTCCTGTTTTGCAGAATTACCGATCACTACGTGACCGTGAAGGAGAAGACGGCCAACTGCAAGAACATCCTCCAGCAGCGCTACGAGGGGCTGAAGGCAGACAGCATTGGAGGTGAGGCTTTGCCCCTTCCCAGGCACAAAAAGGCAGCTGTAGCCTTCAACTTAAGGTGGTGGCCCACCTTAAGGGGGACGTCACCAAGAGCTTCCCATCTCCTAAGGgtccagggccagggcttggggagcagagggggatgcGCGTTTTGCACTCCCCAGTGGGACTGAGCCTAGACCTGGCTTCCAGCTGGCTTTAACTTGATCCCCCCTCACTATCCAGATGCTGCATCGGTTCGGGGGCGCCAGCTTctggcagggctggagaaagTGAACAGCGACCTGGACAAGCAGGAGAAAGCAATAACAGCAAACCTCCGTCCGCCGCTGGAGCAGAGTCGGGCCGTGCAGGACAGCACCGAGCGCTCCAAAGACCTCAAGGTATGGGGCTGTGGAAGCAGACCGACGGTGCTGTACAGGGACTGTGCTCCCAGGGGGTGCCTACGGTGGTCCTCAGTATGCTGGGTGCTGTAAGCGCTCCCTGAGCCCAGGGGCATGCGGGCACGGAGCAATGCTtacagctggctgctgcttccaGTGGAGCAGCCCTTTGAGGAGCCTTGGAAACCAAAGCCTTTTCCCTGCTCTTGGCCCAGCTCGGGCACAGGAAGGTTGAACAGGGAAGAGGTGATGGCTGCAGAGAGGGGAACCCTCAAGTTTTGATCCTGCCCCTATTCTGAGCACAGCAGGGATGTTAACTTTGCCACCACCATCACCAGCTCAGGAAGGAACAGGAAAACACTTCTGGTCCAGGGCCCTGTTTCTCCTTGTGACCCTGCCCTGCTAGGCTCCGGTGCATcctgctcttttcctctccttcagccCCCTAATTAAGCCAGGCTCCGTGCCACAAACCTCCCTTGGTTTAGGAGGAAGTTCAGGTCCCGGTTACATCACCTGCCGAGGGCTGTGTCAGAATTCAAGTGCCACCACAAGTGAAAGGAAATTGCTCCAACTGCCTGCAGCGCTTTGATGTCCAGGCAAGAATTCATCCATAGGGATGCGGAGCCCAATGGTCAGATGAGTCCAGCACGTTTCTGACAGAGCTAGAGCTGGTGGGAACCGCTCCCCAGCCAGAGTTTCCTTGCTAAGGGCCTACCCCAGAAGAGATACAAGTCAACAGAAAGTCAACAGAAAATATCCTTTTGTCACCTACAGGGCTGAAAGGCATCTGCCATCAAACAAGCCCTCAGCCCTGACCTCCCTTCTCACCCTGGACAGCCAAGGGTCAGCTGCTTTGTAGCCATAAGGTCCTAGTTCAGTTGCTAGAAAGGCTTTGTTGCTTTACTCCTGCTGCAGAACATCACCAATGAAGTCCGTCGCATTGAACCTGAGAAAACAAGGAAGATCCAGGAGTGCGAGGTCTTCATCGAATCCGTGCCGAACACTGGCAGTGCTACCTTGGTAAAGAACAAGGTGGAGAATACCAACAAGAAGTACGACCGTGTGGTCCAGCTGCTCAGTGCCGCCCAAGAGAAGTAAGTCATGGCTTGAGCCTGGCATAACGTAGGATCCTGCAGGAGATAGATGCAGGCGTGCTGAAACACCTTTCCTCTTGTGTCCGTACAGAGTTGAGGTGGCCACAAACCTTGAGAGGAGCCTCCAACAAGGCCGAGACCTGCTGTCTACCTATGAGAACAAACTGGTCATAGATGACACGGTACCGGAGGATTTGCGGGTGGTAGACCGTAAGAAAGAAGAACTGCTGGTGAGCGTTGTCTCCAGCCAGTTTTCTACCCTATTGATATGCTCCACATATAAAACCCCTTTCCAGAAGCTGGGGTGGTTGCTGCTCAACTCACAAGCGTGAATCAGTTGGCAAAGAGATGGCCTCCCCCAGCTGGAGATGAGACTTCATGTTAACTGCAGTGATCCCCACCTGCTTTAAATGCAAATCATTCCCATCCCCAACCCAGAAATCAAATGCCAGTTTGAATACTTGTGATTTCACGGAAGGACTAATGGAGAAGTGAAAGATAAAATGGTCTGGGGAAGGCAACACAGAGGCCTGATACTTGAAAGAGATGGACCTAGCAAGGCTTTGAGAACAGTTATCCCTACCGACCAAAATTAGCAACCCTTCTGCTGTAGAAAGGCCAAGAACTAGCTAGGCCAGAATTTTGTGTCCTTCCTCAGCTTTTCCATCAAGTTCCCAAGTTCAGACTAGCATGCAAAAGCTTTCACGGCTCCTTTTGGAGTTGTTGCGCTGGTAGGAGCAGGGTTTAAGGCTTGCATGAGGAGCACCAAATATTTTGCACACAGTATTCTTGCTTTTAAAGATGAATAGGtagagaagggaggaagagctTTTCTCCCCATCGGGTTTACCAGGTGGCTCTGCTTACAATGCAGGCCTCTAACTTTTCTCCACAACTCGTAGCACTACTGCAGCTCAGCCGTTCCTTAGCATCCTCTGTAGCTCCAGTGCAGTGGATGGAGTTGATGGGAACAGtgaaaaaaagcccagagaatccctctcccctgttttttttccacaggccaTGGGCACCGAGCTCCAGTCCAAAAGGTTCCTGCTCAATGAAGCAGAGCAGAACTTGCTAAGGACGAAGACGTGCTCCAACACCTTGGCCAGCAAGTTCCAGGAGCACTGCCCTGACATCGAACGGCAAGAAGCTGAGCTCTACAAACTCAACCAGCGCTTCAACAACCTCAGCAAGCAAATCGATCACAGGTAAGAGAGAGGACAGGATCTAGCTAGGACTGGGGAGCCGGAGTATTTACTGTGGAGTTGGAACCACGCTGAATCTGGAAGAGGCATAACACCATCATGGGCATGAGCAGTTGCAGAAGGGCTTTGGAGGAAGAGTGAGAGGTTCCTGGCATGCACTGGCTGGGAAGATCTGGGCAGCCCTTAGAGCTCTTGCAACAGATATGGGGGACTTTGGCAAGAGAACAACTCTGGCTCAGATCTGTGTCTTTAGGGAGCAGGGGAAGCAGGGATGGGTTAAGAGGTGTTTGCAGAAGACACAGGAGATGCGATAGTACTGAAGCTGAGCTGATTTCCCCCACAGAACGCAGACCCTGCAGAAAGCGAAAAGTGCCTATTCCAACTACCGCGCCAACTACGACAAAGTCAACCAGTTCCTGTGCAACATACCTAACTACGAGCCGCAGGAGACCGACAACATCCAGCAAGTGGAAATGAAGCTGAAGAACCAAGCGGTAATTATTCTGAGAGCACTCTGGGCTCCATGGGGAGAGAAGGAACAACACTAAAAGATAAGGAATAGAGTTCAGATAGCTCCTCAACATAAACATAAAGACTTactagctttatttatttttacactatAAGGTCTCTGTGCCTTGTTTACACGTAGCAGAGCAGCTCGTGAAGGCTGTTATTATCAGCGTTGTAATTTCGGTAGCAGCCCTCACAAAGGCTGAACAACGCGGTTGGATTTTGCGTTCCCTTTGACATGTGTCTCTGTGCATGGCAGGCACTCCTCAGCGACATCGCGAGCAAGGAACAGGAGGTGCAGAAGATCTCTGCCACAGCTCAGCAATACCAGCAGGCAGTGAAGGTAAGGACTGCAATTTTGCCGGTGGGAGAACTTAAACACAGAATCATAAGagtagtttgggttagaagggacctttaaaggccacctagatcaacatcccctgccctgggcagggacatcttcaactagaccagattgctcagagccccgtccagcctgactttgaatgtttccaggaatggggcattgaccacctctctgggcaacttgggccagtgccccaccacccttacaggaaataatttcttccttatatctagtctgaatctcccctcttttagtttgaaaccatcaccccttgtcctatcactacaggcccttgtagaaagtccctccccatctttcttataagactcttttggggagggtggggggggcggggcatgGAAAGGccacaatgaggtctccccagcgacttctccaggctgaacccccccaactctctcagcctgtcctcacagcaaaggggctccagccctcccagcatctccagggcctcctctggcctgGCTCCAACAGCTCTgcgtccttctgctgttggtgccccagagctggaggcagcactgcaggggggtctccccagagcggagcagaggggcagaaccacctacATCCTACAGGGAGCCACCTAAAGAAAGCCTAGTGTCCTTGCTCAGTCAACTGGTGAGCTAAAACCAGGTTGTAGCTGCTCTGATGTTGACACCATGTGGCCATTAGCATGGCAACTGGCCCAGATCTATTGTCTGTGAAAGGACACCCCAAGCCCACCATCGATAAGGTAACTGGAAGGTCAGCACATGCCTGCTTATGTGCTGCTATGGTCACAGGGCAGTACCTGACTCAGAACCTGCTGGGAGGTCCTGCAAAAGTGCTCTGGGTCCCACCATCCTCAGCAACTCGCCTAAAACACAGGTCAAGGGAAGAAGTCATTAAAGCCAGGGTTTAGGAAGGACCTGCGCATGAAGGAGAGCCAGTAATCTCACTTCCCTCCTGGGAACTTCTTCCCACAGGACTATGAGTTGGAAGCAGAGAAGCTACGGTCCATCCTCGACCTAGAGAACGGCCGGAATGGGTACACGAGCAAGAAGCCCAGGCTCCAGTCTCCAGCTGCAAAAGTGAAAGAGGAGGTAAATAAGAGGTGGCCTGCAGAGAGCTAAAGCAGATGaaggtgggaggtgtccctgcccagggcagggggttggaactagatgatctttaaggtcctttccaacccgaaccattttgtgattctatgaaagcttaTGGGACCCACAGGGATTTTGCAAACAGTTATATTTACTGTTGGCAACCTTGGTCCCAGAGGGGactgctggggagggcagagaatcaggggaggaagggatttttcatcattcttttgATCACCCATCATTTTTtttggggctgggctggccagaATGAGTGAGGGAAAATGCTGGATTTAGCACTTTCTGAAAGggcaaaggagggagaaaagccaaaaccctgaaagtttttcccctctccagccttTCAAACATTTCACAACCAAAAACTCCCATGCTAGAGAGAAAGCCACAAGCTACTTATTTATGCAGGATCTGTTTGCTGCCTGCCTCAAACTCATCCTGCCTATTGAGGCAGGCAGAAGCGTCCACCCGTGCAGCGTGTCCTCAGTCTGCATCTCTTTTTGCATCTCTTGAGTAGGAAACACACATCATCACCATGAGCGTGTCTGTGTGCACGAGAATCATTCTTCCTACTCCAGAGCTTGGCAGATCACTGCTTTTAGAAGAGCACCCAAGGTCGCTTCTTTACGACCTGGCCCTTGTTTCTATTCAGCAAGCCTTGCCCAAGCACCCCTGGTTCCACCAGCTTCACTCAATGCATTTTTGTTCCGCAGGAAGCTGTTCTGGCGGCCAAGTTCACCGAAGTAAATGCTGTGAACAAACAGAGGCTGCAGAATCTGGAGTTTGCGCAGAGCCTCCTGCGGCAGGTAAGCGATCATCAGGAGCAGCGCGATATTGAAAGGACAGGCGTGTAAATAATATGCATGTGTGCCTTTGCTATTACAAGAAGATGAACTGGAAACAAATCTAGCTAGTGTTTCATGCCCCAAAATCATTCATGAGCGACACTTAAATCAGATAGAAAAACCCCTCAGTGTTTCCCAGTCCCATCTCCCAGTCATCCAAGGAAGCTCCCACATCATTTTTAACACTTCTTTTGCCAAGCCCATGCTAGAATTAGTGTCCCTCGTGGCTAAAAGCTTTGTTCTGACAGCAACAGCCACTGCAGAAAGCATTTCTCAGTCTGGGAATCCACAGAGCGGTTGAAGAGCAGCCTGTTTGCAAATACCCGCTCCCAACAGGCAACCGCTATTAACCGACCTCAGCATCCTCCTGTCGTTTTGTCACAGGAGGCACTGAAGCACCAGAAGTATGATTATTTGGGGGGGGTTTTGACTACACATTCTTTTTTTCAACAATAGCAACCAGAGGTTCAACTGACGCAAGACTCTGTCCAGACCAAAACATCCGTAAGGCCCATGGAAGAAGTCTGGAAGTTGAAGAAAGAGCTTGAGGATGAGACTCAGCGTCGGCAACAGCTAGAAGCGGAGATCAAAGCCATTCAGAACAACATTGtccacctgcaaaaccagaagccCCAAGAAACTGTTGTTAAGAAAGAACTGCTGAAGAAAGTGCCCGACCCTCAGCTGGAGGAGAGCTTCCACAAACTGCAGCAAAACCTAGCAGAAGAGCAACGCAAGAACCAGGTGCTCCAGGATGAGTTGGAGGCTCTTAAAATCAGGCTGCGCGTTTTGGAGCACgagaagagggaaggaggacAGGAGTACATAGTGAAAGAGGTACTGCGGATTGAACAAGACAAAGCTCAAGCTGATGAAATCCTGAAGCTCAAAGAAGAATTGGAAGAGCTCAGGAGGCAGGAAGGAACCCGAGAGAACGAAGTCAACCTTTTACGCCAACAAATTGCTGTGCTGTCCAGCGAGAAGAACAAAGAGCAGGAGAAGGTAAcggagaaggaggtgctgaagcTGCAGAACGATCCCCAGCTGGAGATGGAATTCCGGATGTTGCAAGAGAACAAGCAGAGAGAGAGCGCCCTTCGGCAGAAGCATGAGGAAGAGCTCAGCTTCCTCCAGGACAAGCTCAAACGTCTTGAGAAGGAACGGGCCATCGCCGAGGGCAAAATTACTGTCAAGGAGGTGCTGAAGGTAGAGAAAGACTTAGCCATTGAGAGGGAGGTGAATGAGCTCCGGCGCCAGTATGAAGATGAGAAGTCCAAGGGTCGTTCCAACGAGCGGGAAAAGGCTGAGCTGCTCAGGAAGatccagctgctggaggaagagaacgcCAAGGTGGTCGTCCAGGAGAAAGTGCGTGAGATTGTGCGCCCAGATCCCAAGGCTGAAAATGAAGTTGCCAATCTTCGTTTGGAGCTGGTAGAGCAGGAGAGGAGATACCGAGGCGGTGATGAACAGCTGAAGAGCTGCCAGAATGAGTTGGCTGCTCTGAGGAACAGAGGGCCACTGGTAGAAGTCAAAGAAGTCATTAAGGAGGTCATTAAGTACAAGAATGACCCAGAAACTGAAAAGGAGCTACAGCGACTCCGGGAGGAAATCATAGAGAGGACAGGAGCAATTGAAAGAGCTGACCTTGAGATCTACCAGCTGAAACAAGAGATACAAGCTTTGAAAGATACCAAACCTCAAGTGCATATGAAGGAAGTTGTTCAAGAAATTCTGCAGTTTCGGGAAGACCCCAAGACTAGAGAGGAGGTAGAGTCTCTGAGGGTGCAGCTAGCAGATGAACAGATGAAACACGTTGACCTGGAGAGGGAGCGGCTACTCGAAGAAGAGAGAGTAAGACAGAAGGAGGAAGAACTTTCCCAGGTGAAGGAGAAAGTGGTCCAACAGGAAGTAGTGAAGTATGAGCAAGACCCTGCCTTGAAAGCTGAAGTCAACTCCTTCTCTCAGAGCATTGAGAGCGAGCTGAAGCAAATTGACTGCCTCCGTGAAGAACTCCGCAAGCTGCAGAGGAGGCGGTCTGAGCTCGAGCGTCAGCTAGAAGAACTTGAGAAAGAGAGACAGGCCCGCAGAGAGGCTGAACTGGAGGTGCAGAGGCTGAAGATTAGGTTGAACGAGTTGGAAGAACAGGAGAGGGAGACAACAGAACGAGTGACTGTGAAACAGAAAGTGATCCTTCAGCAAGATCCCCAGCAAGAGAAGGAGCACTCCCTCCTCAAGCTGGAGCTAGAAGAAGAGAAGCACCGAAGACAAGTCTTGCAAACTGAATTAGAAGCCCTGAGAAAGAAGCTCCTTTCTTTGGAGAAGATGGAGGTCAAAGAGAAGGTGGTCTTTTCAGAGAGCGTCCAAGTGGACAAAGGAGACACGGAGTACGAGATTCAAAAGCTGAAGAGCAATCTGGAGGAAGAAAGTAGGCGTAAGAGGGAGCTAGATGCAGATATCAACCGTCTCGAAACCAGGCTGTCTGAGGTGGAATTCAACAACTCCAAGTCATCCAAGGAGCTAGACTTATTAAGGGAGGAAAACCACAAACTACATCTTGAGAAACAGAACCTGCTGATGGAAACAAGGAGACTGCAGTCAGAGATTGAACTCACAGCAACAGAAGCTCGGGATTTAAGAAACATGACCCACATGGACAGCGGAATAAACCTGGACTCCAGATTCCAAGCTTTGGAAAGAGAGTTAGATGATCTGAAGCAGTTATCCAGAGAAAAAGACGCAGAGATCGAGCAACTC carries:
- the PPL gene encoding periplakin; its protein translation is MHSLFRKRNKGKYSPSVQKKSISSKELTELIERLQKNADQVEKNIVETDSRMQNDLHKIKACQLAQYKDLTAQKLTESDKLLYVLDGDAAIARHMKHPQGDMITEDIRQLKERVANLRVKHDQIYNFPLQQHIEPQVNWSTVIEEKQDTLNCKGFGTDLPLVNSQVEEHNIFHNEVMAIGPHIVKEGNKEYTSEFQAKYQKLLAGSQQRQQDLNSLQDYMQRCTNKLYWLDQQAKDRTHYDWSDHNLDYPSRRRQYENFIHRKLEEKEEAINKLHADGDQLLAQNHPGKNAIEAHIEAVHADWKEYLNLLICEESHLKFMEDFHKFQKDTKDAQELLKKVDTDLDQKFSPEFKDRYQLESLLRELDDQEKALDKYEEVVKSLQERSQHVLPLRYRRETPPQPVPVEALCEYDGEQGQISRGAHYTLQKNSGDIWEVADSSGDKISAPGVCFMIPPPDPEAIALADQITDHYVTVKEKTANCKNILQQRYEGLKADSIGDAASVRGRQLLAGLEKVNSDLDKQEKAITANLRPPLEQSRAVQDSTERSKDLKNITNEVRRIEPEKTRKIQECEVFIESVPNTGSATLVKNKVENTNKKYDRVVQLLSAAQEKVEVATNLERSLQQGRDLLSTYENKLVIDDTVPEDLRVVDRKKEELLAMGTELQSKRFLLNEAEQNLLRTKTCSNTLASKFQEHCPDIERQEAELYKLNQRFNNLSKQIDHRTQTLQKAKSAYSNYRANYDKVNQFLCNIPNYEPQETDNIQQVEMKLKNQAALLSDIASKEQEVQKISATAQQYQQAVKDYELEAEKLRSILDLENGRNGYTSKKPRLQSPAAKVKEEEAVLAAKFTEVNAVNKQRLQNLEFAQSLLRQQPEVQLTQDSVQTKTSVRPMEEVWKLKKELEDETQRRQQLEAEIKAIQNNIVHLQNQKPQETVVKKELLKKVPDPQLEESFHKLQQNLAEEQRKNQVLQDELEALKIRLRVLEHEKREGGQEYIVKEVLRIEQDKAQADEILKLKEELEELRRQEGTRENEVNLLRQQIAVLSSEKNKEQEKVTEKEVLKLQNDPQLEMEFRMLQENKQRESALRQKHEEELSFLQDKLKRLEKERAIAEGKITVKEVLKVEKDLAIEREVNELRRQYEDEKSKGRSNEREKAELLRKIQLLEEENAKVVVQEKVREIVRPDPKAENEVANLRLELVEQERRYRGGDEQLKSCQNELAALRNRGPLVEVKEVIKEVIKYKNDPETEKELQRLREEIIERTGAIERADLEIYQLKQEIQALKDTKPQVHMKEVVQEILQFREDPKTREEVESLRVQLADEQMKHVDLERERLLEEERVRQKEEELSQVKEKVVQQEVVKYEQDPALKAEVNSFSQSIESELKQIDCLREELRKLQRRRSELERQLEELEKERQARREAELEVQRLKIRLNELEEQERETTERVTVKQKVILQQDPQQEKEHSLLKLELEEEKHRRQVLQTELEALRKKLLSLEKMEVKEKVVFSESVQVDKGDTEYEIQKLKSNLEEESRRKRELDADINRLETRLSEVEFNNSKSSKELDLLREENHKLHLEKQNLLMETRRLQSEIELTATEARDLRNMTHMDSGINLDSRFQALERELDDLKQLSREKDAEIEQLQNRLKTVAIKREQRENHLRRSIVVIDPDTGKEMSPEEAHVLGLIEWSLFVKLKSQECDWEEISIKGPNGESSVILDRKSGREFSIEDALKSGRLTMAQYNSYLNKEMSIQELAVLVSGSNYTALPPL